Within the Saccharopolyspora gloriosae genome, the region GTCGCCGGGCGCGGACTTCTTCGCGGTGATCAGGTCGGCCAGGAAGCCCCGCACCTCACCGGCGGCGCGCAGCCGCTCGTCGGCCGAGGTGGTGCGCCGCAGCATCGCCGCGGAGCGCTCCTGGAAGAAGTCGTGGTCGGCGTAGGGCACGCCGAGCAGTTCACAGATCACCAGCGAGGGCACCGGCAGCGCCAGCTCCGCGACCAGGTCGACGGGTCGCGGACCGGCGAGCATCGAGTCGAGGCAGTCGTCCACGATCCGCTGGATGCGGGGCCGCAGCGCCTGCATCCGCCGCACGGTGAACTCGCCGAGCACCGACCGCCGCACCGGCCCGTGCTCGGGCGCGTCCAACGACAGCATGTTCGGCCGGAAGTTCTTGATCGACTCCTGCTGGCCGGCGACGAGGAACGGGAACCCGGGGTTGCGCCGGTCGGAACTGAACCGCGGATCGGAGAGCGCGAAGCGGACGTCCTCGTGCCGGGTGAGCACCCACGCCGTTGTGCCGACCGGCGTCCTGACCTGGGACACCGGCGCCGATTCGCGCAGCTGCGCGTACTCCTCGGGTGGCGCGTAGGGGCATTGCCGCGCGACGGGGAAGTCCTGCACTGGCTTGTCGGTCACATCGGGCATGACTCAGCCTCCCAATATGGAAGAAAACCTTCCGCTTATCTCCGAACGTACTGAACCGGAAGCGTTCCGTCCACCTGCTAACGGGTGGATGCGAGAATCCCCCCGTGAGCTCGGACATTTCGGCGCAGGAAGGTGAACTGCCGCTGCGCGCCGACGCACGCCGCAACCGCGACCAGATCATCAGCGCGGCCAAGGCGATCTTCGCCGCCGAGGGGCCGGACGCCCCCATGGAAGCGATCGCACGCCGAGCCGCCGTCGGCGTCGGAACCCTCTACCGGCGCTTCCCCGACCGCGAGGCGCTGATCCGCGCCGTCGCCAGGGACAACTTCGCCAACGCGCTGGCCCACGCGCGAGCAGCGGCGGCGGAGCACACCGGCTGGGAGGCGTTGGTGCGCCTGCTTGAAGGCTCCGAAGAACTCCAGTTGAGCGTGCACCTGGCCATGTTGTCCCCCACCGCCTGGAAGATCCTCAAAAGCGACGAGGTCACCCAGGAACTGCGGGCGGCCCTGCTGAGCGTCCTGGAGGACGTGGTGCACGCCGCCCAGGCCGAAGGCTCGATGCGCACCGACGTCGGTGCCGGTGATGTGGCGGCCACCTACTCGCTGCTGCTGCGCCGCACCAACAGCCCGTCCCCCGCCAACCGGCTCGCCGCGGACCGCGCGCTGATCATCATGCTGGACGGCCTGCGCACCTCGCGCTCCGAACTGCCCGGCCACCCCCTCCAGGTCTCCGAAGTCCACCCCACCTGACCTCGCACGGGCGCGCGCCGGGTCACGACGGGCGGAGCAGGACCGGCCTGCCGGTGATCTCCATCGGCTGATCCTGGTCCACGATCTCGGAGGAGCCGTCCAAGCGCTGCACCACCTCGGAGCCCGGTTCCGGCGGTAGCCACGCGGTGCCCTCGTGGGTCCAGCGGATGACGAACCGCTCGCCGCCCCGGTCGAACCGGCACTGCCAGACGTTCTCCGGCAGCAGCGCCCCACCCCCATGACCGCAGGAATTGATCCGCGCACCGCGCAGCCAGTTCTGGAACTCACCGACGAACCGACCGGCCTTGGTCGGCGGGAAACCGGCCGCCTGCAACGGGATCGGCACCCGCCCACCGCCCCAGCTGTAGAAGTAGACGCGGTCGTACCACAGCCACAAGCTCACCAGGTACAAGCGAACCGCGTGGTCGGCGGCCCGTTCCGGCTCGACCTTCGGATCGAACGGGTCCGCGAAGCTGACGCCCGTGTTCCACATCGACGGGTTCGCGTGGGCGTTGTGCAGGGTTCGTTCGATGTCGGCACCGAGTTCGAACATCGTCTCGGGCGGGTCGGCGGCCTTCCGCGGATGCAGCTTCACCCCGCCCGCATCGCAGTGGTCGTAGCCGCGCAGCTCGGCGAACCGCGCCAGGAAGGCGTGGTTGGCGGGCTCCCAGAGCTCCCCGAACCCGGGGCAGACGACCGTGGCACCGGGGGCGACCTCCCGGATCACGCGACTGCCGATCTCGGTCATCTCGACCAGCGTCTCCACCGACCCGGTGAAGTACGGCGGCCCGAAGTCCCACAGTTCGAAGGCCTCCACCCGCCCGGCCGAGCGCGTGGCCACGGCGCGCACGAAGCGCTCCCAATCGTCCAGGTCGTCCGGCGGACCGATCCGCGAATCGTCGTTGTACGCCGACGTCCCGCCCTCGGGAGCCGCCCAGCCCGGCGTGCCACCGAAGGTGAACACGAGCGGCAGCCCCGCGTTGCCCGCGGCCCGGACCAGCCGATCGAAGGTGGTCCAGTCGTACCTGCCGCGCTCGGGTTCCAGGCTCTGCCAGCGGGTCTCGGATTCCCACAACCGCGCTGATCCGACCGGGAATCCGGGCATCATGCCGGTCGCGCTGTTCATCGTCACACCGACGAACGCGGGGTCGATCGGCTGCGGCTGCAGCGTCCAGTCCGGCGCGGAGACCTCGGCCGGCGCGGAGGTCGGCGGCGGGCCGGCGCGAAGCACGTACGCGACCAGCAGGAACGTCGCGAGGAAAGTAGCGACCGCCGCCGGGAACCACCACCACCGCGCTCTCGCGGCCGGCCCGTCCTGCGGACGCGGGACGGGCCGCTCAACCACCCCGGAATCGCCCGGCCCCTCGGGACGTTCCGCCATTTCCGGAATCACGGCGTCGCCCTGCATCGCGGTCCCGTCCGGTCCGGAGTCGCGGTCCGGCCCTTCCCATAAGCGATGCAGCTTCGACAGCTCCGCCCTGCTCGCCCCGCACACCGTGGCGATCGATTCGACCGCCCCGAAGGTCTGCGGGATTCCCTGCCCGCTGCAATAGCGGTGCACCGTGGATCTGCTCAGGTGAGTTCGCGCCGCGATCTGCTCATAGCTGTACCCGCTCCGCCGTTTCAGGTCGTCGAGCAGTTCCGCAACGGCATTGCCGCGTCCCGGCGCCATCTCGCGCTCCCCTCGCGTTCCGATGGCCGGGGAGTCTCCCACGGGACGCCGTCCCAGCGGCCCCGATTCATCTCAAGACGGCCCGATCAAGCCTGGTCGCAACAGACATTTCATCCCATCGTCCCAAGATCGTCCCAGCGCGTTGTCCCACCGGAATTCGCCCGGTGAAGGTGTGTCCACGCGGTTCGACACCGCTCACTGGGGGTCGCTGGGGGTGAGGTCGAGCGGTCACGAGGTGCCGGCCGCACCGAGTGACCGCTCGACCGGAATCCGTTGCCGAAGCGACTCGCGGGATGGATTTCAGCGATCAACGGAACGGATGAAAAGGAGCGAACATGGGCAAAGCGAAACGGGCGATGGTGGCGACCGCAATGGCGGCGAGCCTGGCATCGGTGCTCGGGGGTCCCGTCGCGAGCGCGGCGCACAACGCGGCTCCGGCGCAGGACGTCGCCCCGCTCAGCAAGTGCGGTGACCACGGGCCGATCGACATCCCCGGCGGGAGGGCCGACTTCAAGCTCACCTGCAAGGGCG harbors:
- a CDS encoding cytochrome P450; protein product: MPDVTDKPVQDFPVARQCPYAPPEEYAQLRESAPVSQVRTPVGTTAWVLTRHEDVRFALSDPRFSSDRRNPGFPFLVAGQQESIKNFRPNMLSLDAPEHGPVRRSVLGEFTVRRMQALRPRIQRIVDDCLDSMLAGPRPVDLVAELALPVPSLVICELLGVPYADHDFFQERSAAMLRRTTSADERLRAAGEVRGFLADLITAKKSAPGDDLLSRQIAKQREDGIEDDEGLVATATLLLVAGHETTANMISLGTLTLLENPGDIAAIKHDPQRTLGMVEELLRYLTIVETVTSRVATADVEIGGTLIREGEAVIALGHTANHDPATFPEPAEFDIDRGARQHVAFGYGPHQCLGQNLARLELQIVFDTLFSRIPSLALAGPRDELPFKDDAVIYGVYSLPVTW
- a CDS encoding TetR/AcrR family transcriptional regulator; this translates as MSSDISAQEGELPLRADARRNRDQIISAAKAIFAAEGPDAPMEAIARRAAVGVGTLYRRFPDREALIRAVARDNFANALAHARAAAAEHTGWEALVRLLEGSEELQLSVHLAMLSPTAWKILKSDEVTQELRAALLSVLEDVVHAAQAEGSMRTDVGAGDVAATYSLLLRRTNSPSPANRLAADRALIIMLDGLRTSRSELPGHPLQVSEVHPT
- a CDS encoding helix-turn-helix transcriptional regulator, with product MAPGRGNAVAELLDDLKRRSGYSYEQIAARTHLSRSTVHRYCSGQGIPQTFGAVESIATVCGASRAELSKLHRLWEGPDRDSGPDGTAMQGDAVIPEMAERPEGPGDSGVVERPVPRPQDGPAARARWWWFPAAVATFLATFLLVAYVLRAGPPPTSAPAEVSAPDWTLQPQPIDPAFVGVTMNSATGMMPGFPVGSARLWESETRWQSLEPERGRYDWTTFDRLVRAAGNAGLPLVFTFGGTPGWAAPEGGTSAYNDDSRIGPPDDLDDWERFVRAVATRSAGRVEAFELWDFGPPYFTGSVETLVEMTEIGSRVIREVAPGATVVCPGFGELWEPANHAFLARFAELRGYDHCDAGGVKLHPRKAADPPETMFELGADIERTLHNAHANPSMWNTGVSFADPFDPKVEPERAADHAVRLYLVSLWLWYDRVYFYSWGGGRVPIPLQAAGFPPTKAGRFVGEFQNWLRGARINSCGHGGGALLPENVWQCRFDRGGERFVIRWTHEGTAWLPPEPGSEVVQRLDGSSEIVDQDQPMEITGRPVLLRPS